One Aegilops tauschii subsp. strangulata cultivar AL8/78 chromosome 7, Aet v6.0, whole genome shotgun sequence genomic window carries:
- the LOC109768015 gene encoding DNA-repair protein XRCC1-like — protein sequence MDDFAKTISWLERQEEKPEPNELKAIAAEGVITCLQDAIESLEQGNDTSGVAEQWSFVPHVVDELVRLDREGSSLSKEQLAKLATKCKKIYQAELAHMDGGDKKAKERPGKTGTDDAEYDSDDTIEMTEEEIDLDCRQFSGISSS from the exons ATGGATGATTTTGCGAAGACAATATCTTGGTTGGAGCGCCAAGAAGAGAAG CCAGAGCCAAACGAATTGAAGGCAATAGCTGCTGAAGGGGTTATCACTTGTCTTCAGGATGCCATTGAATCCCTTGAGCAAGGCAAT GATACCAGTGGGGTGGCGGAGCAGTGGAGCTTCGTCCCCCATGTTGTGGACGAGCTAGTGCGGCTGGACAGAGAGGGCTCATCGCTGTCTAAAGAACAGCTCGCCAAACTAGCAACCAAATGCAAGAAAATCTACCAGGCCGAGCTCGCACACATGGACGGTGGTGACAAGAAGGCAAAGGAGCGCCCCGGGAAGACCGGGACGGACGATGCTGAGTATGACAGCGATGATACGATCGAGATGACGGAGGAAGAGATCGACCTCGATTGCAGACAGTTCTCGGGGATTAGTAGTAGCTAG